A single Henriciella sp. AS95 DNA region contains:
- the pyrH gene encoding UMP kinase, which translates to MASNTEPADDLVYKRVLLKLSGEALMGPSEFGIDMPTCLVFAEEIATALKATGVELCLVIGGGNIFRGLAGAANGMERAQADSMGMLATVMNALAMQSALEQIGVPTRVQSAIPMNTVCEQYIRRRAIRHMEKGRVVIFAAGTGNPYFTTDTGAALRAAEMNCDAMFKGTQVDGVYSADPKKDASAERYDQLGYQEVLARDLRVMDASAVSLMRDTNIPIVVFSLHNKGALQDVLTGKGTSTVIS; encoded by the coding sequence ATGGCGTCTAATACCGAACCCGCAGACGATCTCGTTTATAAACGTGTTCTCCTTAAATTGTCGGGTGAGGCTTTGATGGGGCCATCCGAGTTCGGCATTGATATGCCGACTTGCCTTGTTTTTGCAGAAGAAATAGCCACTGCGCTCAAAGCAACCGGCGTCGAGCTTTGCCTCGTCATTGGCGGCGGTAACATCTTTCGCGGCCTTGCTGGCGCCGCGAATGGTATGGAGCGCGCGCAGGCCGATTCAATGGGCATGCTAGCAACGGTCATGAACGCGCTGGCCATGCAAAGTGCGCTTGAACAGATCGGCGTACCCACGCGCGTTCAATCCGCTATTCCGATGAACACTGTGTGTGAGCAGTATATTCGCCGCCGTGCTATCCGGCATATGGAGAAGGGCCGGGTCGTTATCTTCGCCGCCGGCACTGGCAACCCGTACTTCACGACCGACACTGGCGCAGCGCTCAGAGCGGCCGAAATGAATTGCGACGCAATGTTCAAGGGTACGCAGGTCGATGGCGTTTACTCTGCCGATCCAAAGAAAGATGCCAGCGCCGAGCGCTACGATCAGCTGGGATATCAGGAAGTGCTCGCTCGCGACCTTCGCGTCATGGACGCCTCAGCTGTGAGCTTGATGCGCGACACGAATATTCCGATTGTCGTATTTTCGCTGCATAATAAGGGTGCATTGCAAGATGTGCTGACCGGCAAAGGTACGTCGACGGTCATTTCATAA
- the frr gene encoding ribosome recycling factor, with protein MSLNKKDLERRMDGAITSLQSDLAGLRTGRASVNLLDSVMVPAYGSEVPLNQVGSVSVLDARTIAVNIWDKSVVGAADKAIRESGLGLNPVTDGTNLRIPIPVLNEERRVELTKVAGKYAEQARVAVRNVRRDGMDEIKKSEKDGEISEDAARGLADDVQKMTDAHIARVDEVVKNKEAEIMQV; from the coding sequence ATGAGTTTGAACAAAAAAGATCTTGAGCGCCGGATGGACGGCGCAATCACGTCACTTCAATCGGACCTTGCGGGGCTTCGAACCGGACGCGCCTCCGTCAACCTCCTCGACTCGGTCATGGTGCCGGCTTACGGCTCTGAAGTTCCACTCAACCAGGTCGGCTCGGTCTCAGTGCTCGATGCACGCACCATTGCGGTCAATATCTGGGACAAGTCAGTTGTTGGCGCCGCCGACAAGGCAATCCGGGAATCTGGTCTTGGACTGAACCCGGTGACGGATGGAACAAACCTCCGGATCCCGATCCCTGTGCTGAACGAAGAGCGCCGCGTCGAGCTCACCAAGGTGGCAGGCAAATATGCCGAGCAGGCCCGTGTCGCTGTGCGCAACGTGCGCCGCGACGGTATGGACGAAATCAAGAAGTCTGAAAAAGACGGTGAGATCAGCGAAGATGCTGCTCGCGGATTGGCCGATGACGTTCAGAAAATGACGGATGCCCACATCGCCCGCGTGGACGAAGTTGTGAAGAACAAAGAAGCGGAGATCATGCAGGTTTGA
- a CDS encoding isoprenyl transferase, protein MTASSASSSQSVAKNTDATDMPRHIGIIMDGNGRWATRHGLPRAVGHERGVEALRRTVKAAQKLNLDYLTVYSFSTENWRRPVSEVSALFGLLKTFVKQDLARLKREGVRISVFGTRAGLPDDILELLDKAVNDTRDNSAFNLGIAFNYGGREEIARAVRELAVQVRAGDMDAADITEDMLSSALDTHQYPDPDLIIRTGEEHRLSNFLVWQAAYAELLFMDVLWPDFGEAELVAAMETFSSRERRFGGLKSGAA, encoded by the coding sequence TTGACGGCAAGTTCCGCCTCCTCTTCGCAGTCCGTCGCTAAGAATACGGATGCGACTGACATGCCGCGGCATATCGGAATAATCATGGACGGCAATGGACGCTGGGCGACCCGGCATGGACTGCCCAGAGCTGTCGGCCATGAGCGCGGCGTTGAAGCACTTCGCCGAACCGTCAAGGCGGCGCAGAAGCTGAACCTGGACTATCTTACCGTGTACTCGTTCTCGACTGAGAACTGGAGACGACCTGTCTCGGAAGTGAGTGCTCTGTTTGGGTTGCTCAAAACCTTTGTGAAGCAGGACCTGGCGCGCCTCAAAAGGGAAGGTGTGCGGATATCCGTGTTCGGAACCCGCGCTGGATTGCCTGATGACATCCTGGAGCTGCTCGACAAGGCCGTGAATGATACGCGCGACAACAGCGCCTTCAATCTTGGAATAGCCTTCAACTATGGCGGGCGCGAGGAAATCGCGCGGGCGGTTCGTGAGCTTGCTGTCCAGGTGCGCGCCGGTGACATGGACGCCGCAGATATCACCGAGGATATGCTGTCTTCCGCGCTCGACACACATCAATACCCCGACCCTGATCTCATTATCCGGACGGGCGAAGAACATAGGCTGAGCAATTTCCTTGTCTGGCAGGCGGCGTATGCTGAGTTGCTGTTCATGGACGTGCTTTGGCCGGATTTCGGTGAGGCAGAACTCGTTGCCGCAATGGAAACGTTTTCGTCGCGGGAAAGACGGTTTGGTGGTTTGAAATCAGGGGCGGCTTGA
- a CDS encoding phosphatidate cytidylyltransferase produces the protein MVASSPASHKSRELILRLISAALLIPFALLVVSYGGPVLGWACALFAAVMGYEWARMTASPIMPVKAIFAALPLIAAIYFDPEVALLTAVVCSLIVGALHPANLREKVISAFGLIYSAGLPLGLYLLRSGDWNGQAAALILMGTVWASDSGAYFAGRGFGGPPLSPKDSPSKTWSGAFGAILCSGLCGLIAAGLLDAPRMPWLVAGICISIAAQWGDLFESSLKRRFGVKDTSGFLPGHGGVMDRVDGLGMACVAAVLILTLVADIPGLLGLES, from the coding sequence ATGGTCGCCTCTTCGCCAGCAAGCCATAAGAGCCGGGAACTCATTCTGCGGCTGATCTCAGCGGCACTCCTCATTCCGTTTGCGCTTCTTGTGGTTTCGTATGGCGGGCCGGTGCTTGGCTGGGCGTGCGCTCTGTTTGCGGCGGTCATGGGATATGAATGGGCGCGAATGACGGCGTCGCCAATCATGCCCGTCAAAGCGATTTTTGCTGCATTGCCATTGATCGCAGCCATCTACTTTGACCCGGAGGTGGCGCTGCTGACAGCGGTGGTCTGTTCATTGATCGTGGGCGCGCTGCATCCGGCTAATCTACGCGAAAAGGTCATCAGCGCGTTCGGACTGATCTATTCTGCAGGATTGCCGCTTGGTCTGTATTTGCTGAGGTCAGGGGACTGGAATGGCCAGGCTGCGGCCTTGATCCTGATGGGCACGGTCTGGGCATCGGATTCGGGGGCATATTTTGCCGGCCGAGGCTTTGGTGGTCCGCCATTGTCGCCGAAGGATTCGCCATCCAAAACGTGGAGCGGCGCTTTTGGCGCAATCCTGTGCAGCGGACTGTGCGGGCTAATCGCAGCGGGCCTGCTCGATGCGCCTCGCATGCCATGGTTGGTAGCAGGTATATGCATCTCGATCGCTGCTCAGTGGGGCGATCTGTTTGAATCATCGCTGAAAAGGCGCTTTGGCGTGAAAGATACGAGCGGCTTTCTGCCGGGACATGGCGGCGTGATGGACCGCGTTGACGGATTGGGCATGGCTTGTGTTGCTGCAGTTCTGATACTGACCCTGGTAGCGGACATTCCGGGTCTGCTGGGCCTGGAGTCCTGA
- the tsf gene encoding translation elongation factor Ts, with the protein MAQITAALVKDLRDRTGAGMMDAKKALVENDGDMEAAVDWLRAKGLSKAAKKSGRAAADGLVAAVVSDDGKSGVLVELNAETDFVARNEKFQTALKQIADVAMTTDGSVEAVTNAPSPAGEGTVGDMITALVATIGENMTLRRTAKIEAPNGQVAAYVHSAEAENMGKIGVLVALEGADADKTSDAGRKVAMHVAATSPASATVADLDPDLVERERQVLTDQARESGKPDNVIEKMIEGRLKKFYKEVVLVEQPFVMNPDQTVGQFIEEQGAKLIGFVIFKLGEGVEKAEDNFAAEVASMTSGS; encoded by the coding sequence ATGGCACAGATTACCGCCGCACTGGTCAAGGACCTGCGCGACCGCACTGGCGCAGGTATGATGGACGCGAAGAAAGCGCTCGTCGAGAATGATGGCGATATGGAAGCCGCCGTCGACTGGCTGCGCGCCAAAGGCCTTTCCAAAGCTGCCAAGAAGTCTGGTCGCGCTGCGGCCGACGGTCTTGTCGCCGCTGTTGTCTCTGACGACGGCAAGTCTGGCGTGCTTGTTGAGCTGAATGCTGAAACCGATTTCGTTGCCCGCAACGAGAAGTTCCAGACCGCGCTCAAGCAAATTGCCGACGTTGCGATGACGACTGATGGCAGCGTTGAAGCTGTTACCAATGCTCCCTCGCCAGCCGGTGAAGGCACGGTTGGTGACATGATCACTGCGCTGGTTGCGACCATCGGTGAAAACATGACGCTGCGCCGCACGGCAAAAATCGAAGCGCCCAATGGCCAGGTCGCCGCTTACGTGCACAGCGCGGAAGCCGAGAACATGGGCAAGATCGGTGTGCTCGTCGCCCTCGAAGGCGCCGATGCCGACAAGACGTCAGACGCTGGCCGCAAGGTTGCGATGCACGTTGCCGCAACCAGCCCTGCATCTGCCACGGTTGCTGATCTCGACCCGGACCTGGTTGAGCGTGAGCGCCAGGTTCTGACTGATCAGGCCCGTGAAAGCGGCAAGCCTGACAATGTCATCGAAAAGATGATCGAAGGTCGTCTGAAAAAATTCTACAAGGAGGTCGTCCTTGTTGAGCAGCCTTTCGTGATGAATCCAGACCAGACAGTTGGTCAGTTCATTGAAGAGCAGGGCGCGAAGCTGATCGGCTTTGTGATCTTCAAGCTCGGCGAAGGTGTTGAAAAAGCTGAAGACAACTTCGCAGCAGAAGTTGCTTCGATGACCTCCGGCTCCTAA
- the rpsB gene encoding 30S ribosomal protein S2 codes for MALPEFTMRQLLEAGVHFGHQTHRWNPKMKQFIYGDRAGIHIMDLSKTVPLLHQALVQVRDTVAKGGRVLFVGTKRQAAQPIAEASQRCAQYYMNHRWLGGTLTNWSTVSKSIKRLRELDEVLSDRDGSGLTKKELLNIERERDKLQRALGGIANMGGLPSLMFVIDTNKESIAIKEAKKLGIPVVAVIDTNCDPDDVDFPFPGNDDAARSIALYCNLVADAVIDGLAESSAGLGIDLGESEDVDLLAEADVAAADEATAEAGEEEAKAES; via the coding sequence ATGGCTCTTCCTGAGTTCACGATGCGTCAGCTGCTCGAAGCTGGCGTTCACTTCGGTCACCAAACCCACCGCTGGAACCCGAAGATGAAGCAATTCATCTATGGCGACCGTGCCGGCATCCACATCATGGACCTGTCCAAGACGGTCCCGCTGCTGCACCAGGCACTCGTTCAGGTTCGCGATACAGTTGCAAAAGGTGGCCGCGTTCTTTTCGTTGGTACCAAGCGTCAGGCCGCTCAGCCAATTGCTGAAGCCTCCCAGCGTTGCGCCCAGTATTACATGAACCATCGTTGGCTCGGCGGCACGCTGACCAACTGGTCCACCGTTTCGAAATCGATCAAGCGTCTGCGCGAACTCGATGAGGTTCTTTCTGACCGTGATGGGTCGGGTCTGACCAAGAAAGAGCTTCTGAACATCGAACGTGAGCGCGACAAGCTTCAGCGCGCGCTTGGCGGTATTGCCAATATGGGCGGCCTTCCGAGCCTCATGTTCGTGATCGATACCAACAAGGAATCGATTGCGATCAAGGAAGCCAAGAAGCTCGGCATTCCAGTCGTCGCAGTGATCGACACCAATTGCGATCCGGACGATGTCGACTTCCCGTTCCCGGGCAATGACGACGCCGCTCGCTCCATCGCGCTCTACTGTAACCTCGTTGCAGACGCTGTGATCGACGGTCTGGCTGAGTCGTCCGCCGGTCTCGGTATCGACCTCGGCGAGTCCGAAGATGTGGACCTGCTCGCTGAAGCAGATGTCGCCGCCGCAGATGAAGCAACAGCTGAAGCCGGCGAAGAAGAAGCCAAGGCCGAAAGCTAA